The DNA segment TATGGATCTATACCGTACAATTTTTTTGCGCAGAAATCGAGTCCAAGTTGCCTGTTTGGCACTGATGCATTTACTTTCTTTCTTAAAACCACAAATCAATCGGTtcagttgttttttttattcattagaAGTCGTGTGAACTGTGGACTATACTATAGAATACGATAATGTTGCAAAACGTTGTTTAATCCTAGggcattttagtcttttacttGGTGTCTATAGTCTAGGGTTTCTAACCTATGGCTATTTATATTTGTTCCTGTATTGTGTAGtgtgtattaaaaattaataaaaactcttTATCGTAGTTTTTTCTTCCTggcctagggttttccacgtaacttTGGTGTTCTTTCTTCTACCCTTTattttcaatatggtatcagagcaagatGATGAGACACTAGCTGGAATAGAAGAAATTCAATCATCAACCCTAGCAGGAGATGGGAGTCCGGTGGAAAATTCCCAAAGTGCTGAAATTAGGACTGCCATCAACCACTATCTTCGATCACTTGGGCTATTGCAGGTCCAACCGCAGCCGGTCAGAGTAAAAGCAGCCGTGCCCCAGCCAACTGGCTCCCTGTTCGCACCGCACCTGTCCTCATTCGCGCAGCATTTGCCAGCCTTCAATCGGGCAGATCCAGCCGGTCCTTTTCCTTCCGTTGCACAGCAGAACCTTGGCCTACCTCTGATCGGGCAGTTCGCTCCTCGCCCGAGCGCTCAAGTTTTGCAGATTGCAGCCACCATCTCTGCCGCAAGCGTCAGCGGCCACTAGGGTTCAACACTGCCTCCTTTGACCTACCCAGCCATGCCTTTGCCTAGTTCTTCAAGCCAACCGCCGGTCCAGCCAGTTCAGCCGGCCCAGTTCCTTGTCCAACCGGCTCTCAATTCTTCCATGCCAACCAAAACAACCTTTTCAGGGGTTTATGGGCAGAAACAACCCATGCCTATTACATTTCCAATCGAGTCAATGGGTTATGGCGGAGCCATTGGATTTCAACAACAGCTAGCTAATTTGTAGCAGCAGATTTCCACACTCGGGGCAGCCTTTAGATCCACGGCAAGTCATCCGACCGATTTTCATCCAGATGTGTATTCTGGTCTTTCATTATGTTCAGAAACATCAGTAACTACTTACCCTACTTTACCTATTACAAACATTATGACTGGTTTTGTGGGCAATTTTGCAGGGATAACCATTGGAGAAAAACTTAACAGCCAGAACTATTTTTCCTGGTCTCAATCTGTGAAAATGATCCTCGAGGGATGGCACAAGTTCGAGTATCTAACTGGGGAGATACCAAGACCGAACCTTGGGGATCCTCAGGAATGTATATGGAAGGGGGAGGATTCCCTCCTCCGCTCAATTTTAATAAACAGTATAGAACCTCATATTGGAAAGCCCCTACTCTATTCAGCGTCAACTCGGGATATTTGGGAAGCTGTCCAGAAACTATATTCGAAAAGACATAATGCTTCACGACTTTATACGTTGAGGAACCAAGTACATGAGTGCAAGTAGGGGACCCTTGATGTAACGTcctatttcaataaattgtcACTATTGTGGCAAGAAATGGATCTGTGTCGCGAAGTTGTTTGGAATTGCCCAGTCGACGGGGTTCAGTATTCGAAGATTGAGGAGGCTGACCGTGTCTATGATTTCCTAGCTGGCTTGAACTCGAAATTTGACACCGTCCGGAGCCGGAGTTTAGGACAAAGACCAATGTCGTCCCTTATGGAGGTATGCTCAGAAGTCAGACTAGAAGATGATAGAACAAGCGCTATAAATGGTACAATTGCCGCTACCTTGGACTCTGCTACGTTTGGGATCAAGTCGTCTGGATCTGAGAGTGACAAGCAGAATGGAAAGTCTCCTCCAATTTGTGAGCACTATAAGAAACCATGGCACACAAAAGACCAATGCTGGAAATTACACGGTCGTCCACTAAATGGCAAGCGGCGTCTTCCAAATGATAAGTCTAAATCCAGTCGAGTCCTTGTAAGTGAAGCTGTTGATGGTGCCCCCCAGGTGACCAATTCTATTGATCCAGGTACAGTTGGGACTGGCAACATTGTCCAATCAGGTACTCCTCAGTTCTTTAGTTTCTTTGTTGAGGGGGATGAATCCTGGATTCTTGACTCGGGAGCGACTGATCACTTAACTGGATCATCTGACCAATTCCTCTCCTATTATCCAAGCACTGGAAATGAGAGAATATGAATTGCAGATGGACCTTTTGCCCCCGTTGCTGGGAAGAGCCACTTGTCTCCAATTCAGGAGTTGATTTTACAGAATGTTTTACATGTGCCAAAGATCTCTTACAATTTGCTATTGATAAGTAAAATAACCAGAGATTTGAACTGCAAAGTTGTTTTCTCACCAGATGATGTTTTGTTTTAGGACCTGAGCTTGGGGAAGACGATTGGTACTGTCCGGCACAATAGAGGGCTCTATTTCTTTTCCGATGATGCTTCTTCTAGGAGTTTGTCTAGGACTAGTTTGTTATCTTCTCTTACTATTTCTGAAACTAACTTTTTATTATGGCACTTTCGTCTTGGACATCCAAGctttcattatatgaaatacTTGTTTCCCCACTTATTTTGTAATGTGAATGTGTCATCTTTATCTTGTGATATTTGTATTTGTGCAAAGCAACTCAGTGCCTCTTTTACTTCTCAACCCTATAAACCTTCCCGACCTTTCCATTTAATatatagtgatgtttggggtccgtcTAATGTCACAACTGTGTTAGGTAAATGGTGGTTTGTCACCTTTATTGACGATCACACCCGTCTTACATGGGTGTTTCTCCTCACTAACAAATCTGAAGTGACGACAGTGTTCCAACAATTTTACACTACCGTCGAAACTACCAAAATCGCTATTCTTCAAAGTGACAATGGACATGAGTTTATTAATCAGTCTTTTCGTGAGTTTTTTACTTCTAAAGGCATCGTTCACTAGAATTCCTGTGCTCATACCCCTCAGCAGAATGGGGTGGCTGAGCGAAAAAACCGCCACCTCATTGAAGTTGTACATTCTCTCATGATACTTGCGTCCTTACCCTCATATCTATTGGGAGATGTTGTACTTACTGCAGCTCATCTCATCAATCGGATGCCCTCCCGTGTGCTTAAATTCCAAACACCCCTAGAGTGTTTTAAAGTAAATTTGCTCCTAGGGCCCAAAAATGCGTCTTTGTTGGTTATCCGCTCCATCAATGGGGCTACAAGTGTTTTCAGCCTTCCTCTTGAAAGTATTTTGTCACTATGGACACCACCTTTCTCAAGGACAAACCCTGTTTCCCATTAGTCCTCTTCAGAGGGAGACCGCTAGTGAAAAGGCTAATATATCCACCTATTTTGTTCCCATAGATCTGTTTCCTGAGCCTATCCCTGATGAAACAAGTGCCCTGGATAacctactataggaagaatctccaAAAGGAAATAGTTCCCGAAATAGTTCCCTCTGTTGCTCCACCGGAAGTTGTCCAAGAGTCAGAACTGGAACCAGCTCAAGGTGCCTCTATCCTTGATGATAATGAATGTGTTGAAGGTGATGTAGTGAACTCTGACGAAGTCAAGATCGATGGTGGTAGTGAATTATCAGGTGATACACAGGAAACTGAAAACGTGCAATAGTCGAGTATAGATAAACAAGTAGAAAGACTGGTGAGTTTGATGCTACCTTGGATTTATCAATTGCCTTATGGAAAGGTACTAGATCCTGCACCAAGCATTCTATGAAAAGCTTCTTGTCCTACAGTAACTTGTCTTTGAGATTTAAGGTCTTCAGTACCAACCTGGATACTGTGATGATACCAAGCAATGTGCATAAGGCCATGGAAGTTCCTGAATGGCAGGCCGCAATTATGGAGGAAATGCGTGCACTTGAGACAAACAGAACTTGGGATCTGATCGCTCTTCCTAAAGGTCACAAAATAGTCGGGTGCAAGTGGTTGTTCACTGTCAAATACAAGTTTGATGGGACTCTCGATAAATACAAGACCAAGCTGGTTGCAAAAGGGTTTACTCAGACATATGGGGTGGATTACTCAGAAACTTTCTCTCTAATGGCAAAACTTAACATGATTCGAGTTCTTCTCTCAGTTGTTGTTAATCAAGACTAACCCTTACATCAACTAGatgtaaaaaaatgtttttctgaATGGTGAGTCAGAAGAAGAGGTCTATATGAGCCCACCTCCAAGTTTTGAAGCACGGTTTGGTAATCAGgtttgtaaattaaagaaatctCTATATGGCCTAAAGTAGTCTCCTAGAGCCTGGTTCGATAGGTTCATTACTTTTGTTAAGTCCCAAGGGTTTGTTCAAGGGCATTCTGATCATACCTTGTTCACTAAGAGGTCGACACCAAGGAAGGTGGTTGTTCTGattgtctatgttgatgatatcatcTTGTCAGGGGATGATTCAGCTGAGATTGACAGGTTGAAATAGAGGATGGCAGATGACTTCGAGATCAAAAACCTTGATGACTTGAGATATTTTCTTGGAATGGAAGTAGCAAGATCAAAGGAAGGGATCTCCGTGTCTCAAAGGAAGTATACGTTGGACTTGTTGAAAGAAACTGGAatgactgggtgtaaacctgCAGATACGCCGGTGGAAGTTAATAGCAATTTGGTAGTATCTGTAGATGATGTTCTCGTTAACAAGGAAAGGTATCAATGTCTTGTGGGGAAGCTGATTTATCTTTCGCATACCCAGACCTGATATATCATATGCAGTTAGTTTGgtcagtcagtttatgcagACTCCCTCTAAAAGACACATGGAGGCTGTTACACAGATTCTGAGATATTTGAAGTCTACTCCTGGAAAAGGCTTGGTGTTCAGAAAACATGACAAAAGATGCATTGAGGCCTACACAGATTCAGACTGGACAGGTTCTGTTACTGATACAAGGTCCACTTCGGGATATTGTACGTTTGTATAGGGAAATTTGGTTACCTGGCGGAGTAAGAAGCAAAGTATCGTTGCTAGAAGCAATGTCGAAGTTGAATACAGAGCTATGAGCATGagaatttgtgaagaaatttggttgaaaaaaGTTCTGGTAGATATTCATCAGGAAAGTCATGACCCCATGAGACTTTATTGCGATAATAAGGCTGCTATTAATATCGCTAACAATCCTGTCCAACACGACAGAACCAAATATGTGGAGATCGACCGACACTTCATCAAAGAAAAACTGGATAGCGATAGTATCTGCATTCCCTATATTCCGCTGAGTCAATAGATTGCTGATGTCCTCACCAAGGGGTTATGGAGACAGATTTTCGACACCTGTGTTAGCAAGTTGGTTCTTATTGATTtctatgccccaacttgagggggagtgttgcaAAACGTTGTTTAAccctaagggcattttagtCTTTTGTTTGGTGTCTACAGTCTAGGGTTTCAGATCTATGGCTATTTATATCTCTTCCTATACTTAGTgtgtataaaaaattaataaaaactctttatcgtggttttttctccctggccTAAGGTTTTCCATGTAACTTTGGTGTTCTTTCTTCTATCCTTTATTTTCAATAGATAAAATACAAAAAGCTTATCTAATTGCTTCATTCCATTACATTGCCCTCTAGGAATTATTCTAGCTAAACTAAACATTCATGGAAGAAAAAGCACTTCTGTAATGAAGGCTGCAGTTATGGAACTTGGAATAATTGCAAGCAGAGCCTTTACAGAAACATGTCAAATCATGACCAGACTTGTGAATAGATAAACATCAAAGTTATAAACAATATGAGCACATGCTAGAGGATAGAAACAGTAAACAACAGATGATATGTCTAACTAAGAACAACATATTCCAGTTAAGCAAAAAATCCATCATTAGTCATTCAACATCTGCAACTAGAAGTCCAAATGTACCTGACTCCCACCATGttaaacttaaaaaacaaaagaagaaaagcctCCACTATTCAGGTACATTGGTGAAAACATAACTTTCTCTGTATAACCATTACCAACCAAATATATGAACAAGAAAACAAGATAGAAATTCATGATTCCTTGATTTGTTAGCAATAATTCAGAAATCCCAATATTGGAATTCTCTAAAAACCTAAAATCGAAAATTTGATAACAGAAAATGTTAGATAACAGGATAAGAAAGTCCCAAAATGGAAAGCTAACCAAGAAGGCTTTGTATCCCAGACGGAGTCATATTCGAAAGAGTGGTAATTCAAATATCCATCCATATCATTGACGACCCCATTTTCATCCAGAAACTGAGAATCATTTTCTTTGCCTGATTGGTTCCGAAAAACCACAGTTTTGGTGCGGAATTTGGTGGAATTGGGAGTAAAGGAAAGGAGTTGTGAGGAAGCAGGGAAGTTAGAAAGAAGGGTTTGTGTTGAAGAAGGACAATGGAAGGATCGTAGAGAAGTtggaaggaatagagaaatagCTCCCTCCATAGAATTGGGAATTTGTATTACAACttcaaagtttgaaaatttgaagtaGTGTAGTGATTATGGAGGCATGGAGCTGAACCGCCGAAGTTGGGGAATTCCGAATTGGATTAACAGAGAGGATAAAATGGATGGCCCACGAAATACGATGCACCCATTCAACCGCTGCTCATAAATTTCTTACACAAGTAGCGTCCTTCATCCGGGCCCTTTCCCAATTactcaaaaacatttttttccgcttattgtattttgtttttcgaAGCTTAATCGAAGAAAAATATTGAAGGCAAGGTTAAAAATATAGATGGATGAAAATATGGAGGTCTTACTTTTATGCaaatattgttaaaaatattgataaaatctagatattattataaaaagtataaaagttaaaaagttaaaaaaattaggataattattttaaatgataaaactgtttaaaatattttcaaatataactaaCATATCACTgtttattaatgatagacatctatcagtaGTTATCATTAACATTGATAAATGTCTATCAAAGGTCATTTGTTTTATGAGAATCCAAGATTCCTACGGAGCGCACATTCGAATTACTGCATTTGTTTTGTAGTAATGTAAGATACATCTCAGATGCTCGGACATCTGAGATGTCCATATGAAGGGTcatcttctttttactttttgaaCCCTTCTTTTTTATACATACAAATATCAcgcttctttatttttattttagaattaaaataaatactgtGAATCATGTATTTCATTGCCTGTGATTATATTGTAGTTGTTTTTCAGaaagatattcaaattcaaatttaaattaatatttttattaaaaaaatcttaaattaatatatattattttggtgagaaaaataaaataataaaaaaataaaattatattaatttaaaaattcaaattaatagaaacaattatattatataacttcaaattatattaaattaataaatagtcaTAAGAGCATTCTTGGAACATAatgtaaatttaagacattcTCAAATAGAAAATTCTACAAACAAACATAGTTTTCCAAGTATTCCTGAATATCTTAAAAAACATGTTCACAAAACTGGTTATTTAATGATGTTAGGCATCTATAATTTCAAATATCTATGATTCGATTATCGAAAGATTCCGTCATTTCCAAAAAAACAACAGTCTCTTCGTGTCTATTAataatagacaatgacatttttctatatttatgaataaattatttcattttcctatatttgaaaacatcccTTAAAATTAGTAACATAACATtagtaaattaatattttatatgatatttagattagttaatttttttttcttattttgttatgttttatggatttttctataatataataaatatcaatTCAACCTTCATGTTGATACCAGACTCAGAAATATCGAGATGTGACGGAAATTTAATACTATAATCTTATGctaaattcattttattcatcTCATCCAATTATTATATCATAGTTTTTCACAAGCAAACcctactttcttcttcttttttttttttgtcaaatattttttttttactttttgtgTATGGCAAGAGTAGAATGCACAAAAATATGTGCATCTTAAATAGGATTGGCAAAAAAGCTCGCGGAGTCGGGTCCCTGTGGGGAATCCCTAGTTTGACCGGGATGGGGGTCAAACCGAGGACACAAAGCGGGTCCCCAGCCAAGGACGAGGGTAACCCAACCCCATCTccgaatattttttttaatatNNNNNNNNNNAATTTATATTAttctttaatattatttatttatatttgtatagagaaattttcacaaataggaaaaatgtcaaactatttactgaaatagcaaaaaaacactaatagacactgatggacttctatcaacttctatcaatgataaacttgtATCAATTTTTGTCACTgataatatcaatgatagacttctatcagtttctatcactgattgtcactgatagacttctatcaaccttgatcaatgatagacttctatccctatctatcactgatagacgtctatcagtgatagacttctatcagtttctatcagtCATTAACGTTGTGATAGACACTATcacaattataattaaattttgctatttgtgtaaatatttttccttatttttctatttttgaaaatctctcacacatatatatataatagtagTTGTAATGTtgttttaacctttttttttaatttcatttcataatataattaattttacaataaaaatctttaattttttaattattaatttaaacaaataataattaaaaatataaatataaatgaacaTTTTTTCTAGCGAGGACGACGATTACAAATCCCCACGGGGATGGGGATAGAGAGTGCATTCCGATAGTGCCCTGTCCCGTTACCAACTCTAATTTTAAAATGCACGATAGTAATCATATAAgtgtcaaatctctatttttcttaaaatataaattgGGGGTGAGGGGATTTGAACCACGGATCTCTGAGtccttaacacatacaagtgtCAGTTGAGTTAAGCTCTTGTTGGcaatttaatttataacaagggttgtttttaaatataggaaagTAAGCCAACTTATtaacaaatatagcaaaatatcactttgtgatagacagtgatattttactatatttaaaaatatttttaacaattttaccatttaaaacaattttacttataataaaatagaatccattaaaattttaaactaataattacacCCATAATGAATGTTAATGCCAAAATGAGCTTAAATTAGAAATAATTGGCATAAGTTCTGACCTCTCGTGAACTCGAAGGTCCGATTCCACAATACTGCAATTGTTTATCGAAAAAATGAACCTCCGATGCAagtcataaatttttttttacaaaatttcctttaaaatcaattcaaaattacttaaaacaaaattattttctcTCGAGATcctatcaaaataataataattagtaGTAGTAATTCTtctaagtgaagaaaatatttttctaaagaaaGTGAGGtaaacataaagaaaaaaaattaaacaaactttagtagtattaaattaatttgtacaTTTAAAGAAATATCGAATTGTGAATTTGGTTAGgagaaagttaaaatttagtccTATGgattataattagaatttagttaatataatttgattaaatcttTATAACTAATCCCTAAAGTAAATActatttatgagaattttatcAAACCAGAAGaaataaattctaacttttaaagATACATTGATTCAACCCtaactttcttcaaattttggaacCAAATTTGTGTTTAACCATCCACACCTAGAGGGTTATGCATCCGGTTTTCAATTATTGGCTTAATACTTGCAAGATGTATAAAAAAACAAGTTTGCTATTTTTGAGCTTACATGTTGGATTCCTTTATGGCATGTTTGTTTCACAATATTTCACTTCTTAAAATCTATGatattatttctttaaaaaaaaaatctatgataTTATTATCCATGAGACTTTAAAATCCATATGATAATGGTTTTATAATACACTCGTAAGGTAGACTTTTTATACCTTAGAGATGAACAGTAAcaatataatctaattaattaagacatATAACTTTACTCTATCCAGATATTCTTTAGGAACGAGAATTCTAAAGAATCCTAGGTTTAAATCATCCCTACCTCGCGAGAAAATGTTTAAAGGAGAGGATTCAACCTTGAGAAAGGTGAATCTGACATGGGAAGTAGTAGAAAGTGTGAGATTGATTCGAGAGAGTTCATTTCTAtgctttccaatttaatttatttacttCTATTTTTACactttttcatttcttattttctttacttTGAACAGTTGATATTGTAATCATAGAATGAAGTACATTTATTATTTCTTCGTTATGAGTTAAATCTCTAAGGTTTCAGTCATGTGGATAACCTAAACTATTATGGTTTGAGCAATTGCTAATGTATCTTTTTCTACTTTGAGTTGAACACTTTCTTAGTTGATCTTAATGACAAATGTGTATATATGAATTGGCCACTTAGTTTAACATAATAGTTGAGTCTTAATGATGAGAAGGTTaggatataaattgatttcaCAAAAGAATATGGGACTAagagcctagagataggatcgTCACATATGCATAGAGATAAAGTACACCGTAGGATAAAGAAATTGCATGAAACTAATCTAAGATTAAGCTAACCACAAATATATAGGTCTAACTATTTAGACTCCTAAAAAAGCTTGATACAAAACCAAATAGGAGATGTTTTATTTCCATACTAAGTCACTGTCAAATTGACGTGGTCACATAGCTTAAAAGGCATGATACCTTTTTGGTTGACACTAGACTATAATCCCTAACTATCAACACTTATTTActgtttttattttcatcaatcaAGCTACTCATCTTTCATTTATATTGGTTATCCTTTGTTCCattgattatatcatatttaacaagatttaatttaattctagtCTCGTGTGATACGATACTTGGAATACTTCCAAGTTATTACTTGTGACCGTGTATGCTTGCACTTAGACCACATCTACTTATATATTTATCACTTATACACATTTGGTCGATCACATATCCCCATGACCCTAAACCAAAAGAATCGAAAAGCTGGTACAAACCAACAAAGATAGTTGTTAATTGAATCGAGGAGATAAGTATGAAATATGAGTGGTAACCAGGAAGAATGAGGACAGTCGAAGCCGATGCCGATCTGAAAGCCCAAAGGTTTAaaaccttaatccttatatgtAAGAGAATGTtctaaacctaaaatccctttAGTTTAAAACCTTAGTTCCTATATATAAGTGTCGTAACaactaataaaaataagaaatccCACGTGGtgaattaaatttagttatggTTAGAATCACCTGAGTTTCACTAAGGAGGA comes from the Benincasa hispida cultivar B227 chromosome 5, ASM972705v1, whole genome shotgun sequence genome and includes:
- the LOC120077773 gene encoding uncharacterized protein LOC120077773, with product MEGAISLFLPTSLRSFHCPSSTQTLLSNFPASSQLLSFTPNSTKFRTKTVVFRNQSGKENDSQFLDENGVVNDMDGYLNYHSFEYDSVWDTKPSWCQPWTITLTGLLVTSSSWVIIKSAAVTAVIFSLICLWWYIFLYSYPKAYSEMIAERRRKVSDGVEDTFGVKRTQ